Proteins encoded by one window of Rhodamnia argentea isolate NSW1041297 chromosome 6, ASM2092103v1, whole genome shotgun sequence:
- the LOC115748386 gene encoding uncharacterized protein LOC115748386, which produces MDRHRLLLALAALLAALAAARSEADGTIYDHLRRFGLPIGLFPKGITDYSVDPATGEFRVSLTQPCNARFENEVHYDLNVTGTLQFGEIGGLSGVSAQELFLWFPVKGIRVDVPSSGVIHFDVGVADKQFSLSLFESPPDCTAVKPDDDDPDHPDRNDPQLSLHVQENVLRAVS; this is translated from the exons ATGGATCGCCACCGCCTCCTCCTCGCTCTGGCGGCTCTCCTCGCCGCGCTCGCCGCCGCGCGCTCCGAGGCCGACGGCACCATCTACGACCACCTCCGGCGCTTCGGCCTCCCCATCGGCCTCTTCCCCAAGGGCATCACCGACTACTCCGTCGACCCCGCCACCGGCGAGTTCCGGGTCAGCCTGACGCAGCCCTGCAACGCCAGGTTCGAGAACGAGGTCCACTACGACCTCAACGTCACCGGCACCCTCCAGTTCGGCGAGATAGGCGGGCTCTCCGGCGTCTCCGCCCAGGAGCTCTTCCTCTGGTTCCCCGTCAAGGGCATCCGCGTCGACGTCCCCAGCTCCGGCGTCATCCACTTCGACGTCGGCGTCGCCGACAAGCagttctccctctccctcttcgaGTCCCCTCCCGATTGCACCGCTGTCAAGCCCGACGACGACGATCCTGATCATCCCGATCGCAATGATCCCCAGCTCTCTCTGCATGTCCAG GAGAACGTATTAAGGGCCGTCTCATAG